A portion of the Kribbella jejuensis genome contains these proteins:
- the nuoF gene encoding NADH-quinone oxidoreductase subunit NuoF codes for MTSVLTPVLSDNWDQINAWQLSSYQRNGGYDALRKALAMQPAEVVAAVKDSGLRGRGGAGFPTGMKWSFIPQDNPKPKYLVVNADESEPGTCKDIPLMMASPHTLVEGVVIASYAIRASVAFIYVRGEVLHVIRRLQQAVQEAKDAGYIGTNILGSGYDLDVIVHAGAGAYICGEETALLDSLEGRRGQPRLRPPFPAVAGLYGCPTVINNVESIASVPVIIKNGADWFSSMGTEKSKGMTLYSLSGHVTRPGQYEAPMGITLRELIDLAGGVRAGHELKFWTPGGSSTPLLTAEHLDVPLDYEGVGSVGSMLGTKALQIFDDTVCVVRSVLRWTEFYKHESCGKCTPCREGTWWLVQILERLEKGQGSAADLDTLLDLSENITGRSFCALADGATAPITSSIQHFKDEYLAHFENGGCPFDPMASTVFATAGASA; via the coding sequence ATGACGTCTGTGCTGACCCCGGTGCTGTCCGACAACTGGGACCAGATCAACGCCTGGCAGCTGTCGTCGTACCAGCGCAACGGCGGTTACGACGCGCTCCGCAAGGCGCTCGCCATGCAGCCCGCGGAGGTCGTTGCCGCGGTCAAGGACTCGGGACTGCGCGGCCGTGGTGGCGCGGGCTTCCCGACCGGGATGAAGTGGTCGTTCATCCCGCAGGACAACCCGAAGCCGAAGTACCTGGTGGTGAACGCGGACGAGTCCGAGCCGGGCACCTGCAAGGACATCCCGCTGATGATGGCCTCGCCGCACACGCTGGTCGAGGGCGTCGTGATCGCGTCCTACGCGATCCGCGCGTCCGTCGCGTTCATCTACGTCCGCGGTGAGGTGCTGCACGTGATCCGCCGGCTGCAGCAGGCGGTCCAGGAAGCCAAGGACGCCGGCTACATCGGCACGAACATCCTCGGCAGCGGCTACGACCTGGACGTGATCGTGCACGCCGGCGCCGGCGCCTACATCTGCGGTGAGGAGACGGCGCTGCTGGACTCGCTGGAAGGTCGTCGTGGTCAACCCCGGCTGCGTCCTCCCTTCCCGGCCGTGGCCGGTCTGTACGGCTGCCCCACTGTCATCAACAACGTCGAGTCGATCGCATCCGTTCCCGTGATCATCAAGAACGGCGCCGACTGGTTCTCCTCGATGGGCACCGAGAAGTCCAAGGGCATGACGCTGTACTCGCTGTCCGGGCACGTCACCCGCCCCGGTCAGTACGAGGCGCCGATGGGCATCACGCTGCGCGAGCTGATCGACCTGGCCGGCGGTGTCCGGGCGGGCCACGAGCTGAAGTTCTGGACGCCGGGCGGGTCCTCGACGCCGCTGCTGACGGCCGAGCACCTCGACGTACCGCTGGACTACGAGGGCGTCGGGTCGGTCGGCTCGATGCTCGGCACCAAGGCGCTGCAGATCTTCGACGACACCGTCTGCGTGGTCCGTTCGGTGCTGCGCTGGACCGAGTTCTACAAGCACGAGTCCTGCGGCAAGTGCACCCCGTGCCGTGAGGGCACGTGGTGGCTGGTGCAGATCCTCGAGCGGCTGGAGAAGGGCCAGGGGTCCGCGGCGGACCTGGACACCCTGCTCGACCTGTCCGAGAACATCACCGGTCGTTCGTTCTGCGCCCTGGCCGACGGCGCGACCGCGCCGATCACCAGCTCGATCCAGCACTTCAAGGACGAGTACCTGGCGCACTTCGAGAACGGCGGCTGCCCGTTCGACCCGATGGCAAGCACTGTCTTCGCGACTGCTGGAGCTAGCGCATGA
- the nuoK gene encoding NADH-quinone oxidoreductase subunit NuoK produces MTTEPYIVLAAILFSIGALGVLVRRNAIVVFMCVELMLNATNLAFVSFARQHGNLDGQIAAFFVMVVAAAEVVIGLAIIMAIFRTRRSASVDDANLLKY; encoded by the coding sequence GTGACCACCGAGCCTTACATCGTGCTCGCGGCGATCCTGTTCAGTATCGGCGCTCTGGGCGTGCTGGTCCGCCGGAACGCCATCGTCGTCTTCATGTGCGTCGAGCTGATGCTGAACGCGACCAACCTCGCTTTCGTGAGCTTCGCCCGCCAGCACGGCAACCTCGACGGTCAGATCGCCGCCTTCTTCGTGATGGTGGTGGCCGCGGCCGAGGTCGTGATCGGGCTGGCGATCATCATGGCCATCTTCCGCACCCGTCGTTCGGCCTCGGTCGACGACGCCAACCTGCTCAAGTACTGA
- a CDS encoding NADH-quinone oxidoreductase subunit J has protein sequence MIGLVTGPQVAFWLLAPIMILAAICMVLVRKAVHSALLLATVMICLAVQYAAQDAPFLFAVQIIVYTGAILMLFLFVLMLVGVDASDSLVETIRGQRLLAGVAFLGFGILLIAAVGNAIYGHPTGLADAQPDGNPKGIAQLLFGKYVFAFEVTSALLITAAMGAMMLAHRERLTKKKTQREFAEERIRKYAEQGIHPGPLPTPGVLARHNAVDTPALLPDGSIAPTSVSRVLQARGTVFPEAEERADIEEVRELDLGEPYPREAESTDLTGFRDEEEKR, from the coding sequence ATGATCGGCCTCGTCACCGGCCCGCAGGTCGCGTTCTGGCTGCTCGCGCCGATCATGATCCTGGCCGCGATCTGCATGGTGCTGGTCCGCAAGGCCGTGCACTCGGCGCTGCTGCTGGCCACCGTGATGATCTGCCTCGCGGTGCAGTACGCCGCGCAGGACGCGCCGTTCCTGTTCGCGGTCCAGATCATCGTCTACACCGGCGCGATCCTGATGCTGTTCCTGTTCGTGCTGATGCTGGTCGGCGTCGACGCCTCGGACTCGCTGGTCGAGACCATCCGCGGGCAGCGGCTGCTGGCCGGGGTCGCGTTCCTGGGCTTCGGCATCCTGCTGATCGCCGCGGTCGGCAACGCGATCTACGGGCACCCGACCGGCCTGGCCGACGCGCAGCCGGACGGCAACCCGAAGGGCATCGCGCAGCTGCTGTTCGGCAAGTACGTGTTCGCGTTCGAGGTCACGTCGGCGCTGCTGATCACCGCGGCGATGGGCGCGATGATGCTGGCGCACCGCGAGCGGCTGACCAAGAAGAAGACGCAGCGTGAGTTCGCCGAGGAGCGGATCCGCAAGTACGCCGAGCAGGGCATCCACCCGGGCCCGCTGCCGACGCCCGGTGTGCTCGCGCGGCACAACGCCGTCGACACGCCGGCGCTGCTGCCGGACGGGTCGATCGCACCGACCTCGGTTTCGCGTGTGCTGCAGGCACGTGGCACCGTGTTCCCCGAAGCCGAGGAGCGCGCGGACATCGAAGAGGTCCGCGAACTCGACCTCGGCGAGCCCTACCCGCGTGAGGCGGAGAGCACCGACCTGACCGGATTCCGCGACGAGGAGGAAAAGCGGTGA
- a CDS encoding NADH-quinone oxidoreductase subunit M, with protein MNIGWLTLLLLLPFVGAIATMLVPKAKALTAKQVALGFSLVTLVLTVIVAIGYHRNGAADYAETHTWIKAFGAHYALGLDGLGIVMVVLTALLSPIVIIASWNDAQHGRWSEKSFFAWILGLEALSIGVFSATDVFLFYVLFEATLIPMYFLIGGFGGPQRSYAAVKFLLYSLLGGLLMLASVVGLYVVSAKHGDPSYLLSDMVKLDMSQNTERWLFLGFFFAFAVKAPMVPFHTWLPDAAGEATPGTSVLLVGILDKIGTFGMIRFCLGLFPNASQWATPVVLVLALISVLYGALLAIGQTDIKRLIAYTSISHFGFIVMGIFALTSQGLTGSTLYMFNHGLSTAALFLVAGYLISRRGSARIADYGGVEKVAPVLAGTFLFAGLSSLALPGLSPFISEFMVLAGTFSRHKVIAVIAVLGIVLAALYILLMYQRTMTGPVRDGIEKLKDLNPREVLAIAPLVILIIFLGIFPKPIVDIIKPAVDSTMQRVGVTDKAPQIPVTEGQK; from the coding sequence GTGAACATCGGTTGGCTGACCCTGTTACTGCTCCTGCCGTTCGTCGGGGCGATCGCGACGATGCTGGTGCCGAAGGCGAAGGCGCTGACGGCCAAGCAGGTCGCGCTCGGGTTCTCGCTCGTGACGCTGGTGCTGACCGTGATCGTCGCGATCGGGTACCACCGCAACGGCGCCGCGGACTACGCCGAGACGCACACCTGGATCAAGGCCTTCGGCGCGCACTACGCGCTCGGCCTGGACGGTCTGGGCATCGTGATGGTGGTGCTGACCGCGCTGCTGTCGCCGATCGTGATCATCGCCTCCTGGAACGACGCACAGCACGGCCGCTGGTCGGAGAAGTCCTTCTTCGCCTGGATCCTCGGTCTGGAGGCGCTGTCGATCGGCGTCTTCTCCGCGACCGACGTGTTCCTGTTCTACGTGCTGTTCGAGGCCACGCTGATCCCGATGTACTTCCTGATCGGTGGCTTCGGCGGCCCGCAGCGCTCGTACGCCGCGGTGAAGTTCCTGCTCTACTCGCTGCTCGGCGGTCTGCTGATGCTGGCCTCGGTCGTCGGCCTGTACGTCGTCTCGGCCAAGCACGGCGACCCGTCGTACCTGCTGTCCGACATGGTCAAGCTGGACATGAGCCAGAACACCGAGCGCTGGTTGTTCCTCGGCTTCTTCTTCGCGTTCGCGGTGAAGGCGCCGATGGTGCCGTTCCACACCTGGCTGCCGGACGCGGCCGGTGAGGCGACGCCCGGTACCTCGGTACTGCTGGTCGGCATCCTGGACAAGATCGGTACCTTCGGGATGATCCGGTTCTGCCTGGGCCTGTTCCCGAACGCGTCCCAGTGGGCCACCCCGGTGGTGCTCGTCCTGGCACTGATCTCGGTGCTGTACGGCGCGCTGCTGGCGATCGGCCAGACCGACATCAAGCGGCTGATCGCGTACACCTCGATCTCGCACTTCGGCTTCATCGTGATGGGCATCTTCGCGCTGACGTCGCAGGGCCTGACCGGGTCGACGCTGTACATGTTCAACCACGGTCTGTCCACCGCGGCCCTGTTCCTGGTCGCCGGGTACCTCATCTCCCGGCGCGGGTCCGCGCGGATCGCCGACTACGGCGGGGTGGAGAAGGTCGCACCGGTGCTGGCCGGCACCTTCCTGTTCGCCGGCCTGTCCAGCCTGGCGCTGCCCGGTCTGTCGCCGTTCATCTCCGAGTTCATGGTGCTGGCCGGGACGTTCAGCCGGCACAAGGTGATCGCGGTGATCGCGGTGCTCGGCATCGTGCTGGCCGCGCTGTACATCCTGCTGATGTACCAACGCACGATGACCGGCCCGGTCCGCGACGGGATCGAGAAGCTGAAGGACCTGAACCCGCGTGAAGTGCTGGCGATCGCACCGCTCGTGATCCTGATCATCTTCCTCGGCATCTTCCCGAAGCCGATCGTCGACATCATCAAGCCCGCGGTCGACTCGACCATGCAGCGGGTGGGCGTGACCGACAAGGCACCGCAGATCCCCGTGACGGAGGGACAGAAGTGA
- the nuoL gene encoding NADH-quinone oxidoreductase subunit L, protein MSHELTWLLVAVPALSAAILLLGGKATNAWGHLLGTLAPLISFAFGVVLFFQMQGKSGEDRSATVRLFEWFSVGHIKVDFTLLIDPLSILFVLLITGVGSLIHIYSIGYMEHDPRRRRFFGYLNLFIASMLLLVLAADYLLVFVGWEGVGLASYLLIGFWQHKNSAAVAAKKAFVVNRVGDIGLSLAVMSMWALFGSSAFSSVNAGAEHLSKTWATLLGLMLLLAACGKSAQVPLQSWLLDAMEGPTPVSALIHAATMVTAGVYLVVRSHAIYAVTDAASTAVVIVGTVTALAGAIIGCAKDDIKKALAGSTMSQIGYMMLAAGLGPVGYVFAIFHLLTHGFFKANMFLGAGSVMHGMNDDVNMRHYGALRTSMKITFVTFGFGYLAILGIPPFAGFFSKDKIIEAAFADNTVIGLCALLGAGITAFYMSRVMLMTFFGTKRWAEDVHPHESPKVMTWPLIILAALSLGGGALYFAGHWIVNWLEPIVGHEEAHPPLNATVMTIITLAVVAVGIAIAVLLYRRDIPREAPVGSPVTRFARRDLYGDALNEALFMRPGQYLTRTLVWLDNRGVDGLVNGLAALFGGLSGRLRRFQTGFVRSYALSMVFGAAFVVVALLAVRLS, encoded by the coding sequence ATGAGTCATGAGCTGACGTGGCTGCTGGTCGCTGTGCCGGCCCTGTCCGCGGCGATCCTGCTGCTCGGTGGCAAGGCCACCAACGCGTGGGGTCACCTGCTGGGCACGCTGGCGCCGCTGATCTCGTTCGCCTTCGGCGTCGTGCTGTTCTTCCAGATGCAAGGCAAGTCCGGTGAGGACCGGTCGGCGACGGTCCGGTTGTTCGAGTGGTTCTCGGTCGGCCACATCAAGGTCGACTTCACCCTGCTGATCGACCCGCTGTCGATCCTGTTCGTGCTGCTGATCACCGGTGTGGGTTCGCTGATCCACATCTACTCGATCGGCTACATGGAGCACGACCCGCGGCGGCGCCGGTTCTTCGGGTACCTGAACCTGTTCATCGCCTCGATGCTGCTGCTGGTGCTGGCCGCCGACTACCTGCTGGTCTTCGTCGGCTGGGAAGGCGTCGGTCTGGCGTCGTACCTGCTGATCGGCTTCTGGCAGCACAAGAACTCGGCCGCGGTCGCCGCGAAGAAGGCGTTCGTGGTGAACCGGGTCGGTGACATCGGCCTGTCCCTCGCGGTGATGAGCATGTGGGCGCTGTTCGGCTCCTCGGCCTTCTCCTCGGTGAACGCCGGTGCCGAGCACCTGTCGAAGACCTGGGCCACGCTGCTCGGCCTGATGTTGCTGCTGGCTGCCTGCGGTAAGTCCGCGCAGGTGCCGCTGCAGTCCTGGCTGCTGGACGCGATGGAAGGCCCGACCCCGGTGTCGGCGCTGATCCACGCGGCGACAATGGTCACCGCGGGCGTCTACCTGGTGGTCCGCTCGCACGCCATCTACGCGGTCACCGACGCGGCCTCGACCGCGGTAGTGATCGTCGGTACGGTCACCGCGCTCGCCGGTGCGATCATCGGTTGCGCCAAGGACGACATCAAGAAGGCGCTGGCCGGTTCGACGATGAGCCAGATCGGCTACATGATGCTCGCCGCCGGCCTCGGCCCGGTCGGGTACGTGTTCGCGATCTTCCACCTGCTCACGCACGGTTTCTTCAAGGCCAACATGTTCCTCGGTGCCGGCTCGGTGATGCACGGCATGAACGACGACGTGAACATGCGGCACTACGGCGCGCTGCGGACGTCGATGAAGATCACCTTCGTGACCTTCGGGTTCGGCTACCTGGCGATCCTCGGCATCCCGCCGTTCGCCGGCTTCTTCAGCAAGGACAAGATCATCGAGGCCGCGTTCGCGGACAACACGGTGATCGGTCTGTGCGCGCTGCTCGGCGCCGGCATCACCGCGTTCTACATGTCGCGGGTGATGCTGATGACGTTCTTCGGCACGAAGCGCTGGGCCGAGGACGTGCACCCGCACGAGTCGCCGAAGGTGATGACGTGGCCGCTGATCATCCTGGCGGCGCTGTCGCTGGGTGGCGGTGCGCTGTACTTCGCCGGCCACTGGATCGTGAACTGGCTCGAGCCGATCGTCGGCCACGAGGAGGCGCACCCGCCGCTCAACGCCACGGTGATGACGATCATCACGCTCGCGGTGGTCGCGGTGGGTATCGCGATCGCGGTGCTGCTGTACCGCCGGGACATCCCGCGCGAGGCGCCGGTCGGCTCCCCGGTCACCCGGTTCGCCCGGCGTGACCTGTACGGCGACGCGCTCAACGAGGCGCTCTTCATGCGTCCCGGGCAGTACCTGACCCGGACGCTGGTCTGGCTCGACAACCGGGGCGTCGACGGCCTGGTCAACGGCCTGGCCGCACTCTTCGGCGGACTGTCCGGCCGGCTCCGCCGGTTCCAGACGGGCTTCGTCCGTTCGTACGCACTCAGCATGGTCTTCGGCGCCGCATTCGTGGTCGTCGCCCTCCTCGCGGTGAGGTTGTCGTGA
- the nuoH gene encoding NADH-quinone oxidoreductase subunit NuoH encodes MSLPLAVPDAGVGHDPWWVILIKVLFIFVFLVLLTLFNIWWERRVVARMQHRIGPNVHGPFGLLQSLADGVKLMLKEDLMPKGVDKVVFVLAPAIVAIPAFLTFAVIPFGPTVRIPWTDTYTRLQLTDLPVSVLYVMAIASIGIYGIVLGGWSSNSTYSLLGGLRSSAQMISYEVAMGLALVTVFLFAGSLSTSEIVAAQGHQTVHWFGASIPLPGWYGFLLFPSFVIYVISMVGETNRAPFDLPEAEGELVAGFLTEYSSIKYAMFFLAEYINMATVSALATTLFLGGWRAPWPISIWDGANSGYWPVLWFMGKLMCFIFFYIWLRGTLPRLRYDQFMKLGWKVLIPVSLVWILLVATVRAVGRETNFSRTTLLVAAAIVLVLAVISMFVPAKPKPEQPEVADSKDFDAFAGGFPVPPPMAVNTPSQSKEGSRG; translated from the coding sequence ATGAGCCTCCCACTCGCGGTGCCGGACGCCGGGGTTGGACACGACCCGTGGTGGGTCATCCTGATCAAGGTCCTCTTCATCTTCGTCTTCCTGGTCCTGCTGACGCTGTTCAACATCTGGTGGGAACGCCGGGTGGTGGCGCGGATGCAGCACCGGATCGGCCCGAACGTGCACGGACCGTTCGGTCTGCTGCAGTCGCTGGCCGACGGCGTGAAGCTGATGCTGAAGGAAGACCTGATGCCCAAGGGCGTCGACAAGGTCGTCTTCGTACTGGCGCCCGCGATCGTCGCGATCCCCGCGTTCCTGACCTTCGCGGTGATCCCGTTCGGGCCGACGGTGCGGATCCCCTGGACCGACACCTACACCCGGCTGCAGCTCACCGACCTGCCGGTCTCGGTGCTGTACGTGATGGCGATCGCCTCGATCGGCATCTACGGCATCGTCCTCGGCGGCTGGTCGTCGAACTCGACGTACTCGCTGCTCGGCGGTCTGCGCTCCAGCGCCCAGATGATCTCCTACGAGGTCGCGATGGGCCTGGCCCTGGTCACGGTGTTCCTGTTCGCCGGCTCGCTGTCCACCTCGGAGATCGTGGCCGCGCAGGGGCACCAGACCGTGCACTGGTTCGGGGCGTCGATCCCGCTGCCCGGGTGGTACGGGTTCCTGTTGTTCCCGTCGTTCGTGATCTACGTGATCTCGATGGTCGGCGAGACCAACCGGGCGCCGTTCGACCTCCCGGAGGCCGAGGGCGAGCTGGTCGCGGGCTTCCTGACCGAGTACTCCTCGATCAAGTACGCGATGTTCTTCCTGGCCGAGTACATCAACATGGCGACCGTCTCGGCGCTGGCCACCACGCTGTTCCTCGGCGGCTGGCGGGCACCGTGGCCGATCTCGATCTGGGACGGCGCGAACTCCGGCTACTGGCCGGTGCTGTGGTTCATGGGCAAGCTGATGTGCTTCATCTTCTTCTACATCTGGCTGCGCGGAACGCTGCCGCGACTGCGCTACGACCAGTTCATGAAGCTCGGCTGGAAGGTCCTGATCCCGGTCTCGCTGGTCTGGATCCTGCTCGTCGCCACCGTCCGCGCGGTCGGCCGGGAGACCAACTTCAGCCGGACCACGTTGCTGGTCGCGGCCGCGATCGTCCTGGTGCTCGCGGTGATCAGCATGTTCGTGCCGGCCAAGCCCAAGCCCGAACAGCCCGAGGTTGCCGACAGCAAGGACTTCGACGCGTTCGCCGGCGGCTTCCCGGTGCCACCACCGATGGCCGTCAACACTCCGAGCCAGAGCAAGGAAGGCAGCCGTGGCTAG
- a CDS encoding NADH-quinone oxidoreductase subunit G, translating into MTIQANPPATGSEVERTDLVTVTIDDIEVKVPKNTLLIRAAEQIGVQIPRFCDHPLLDPVGACRQCLVEITDAGNGRGMPKPQASCTITVADGMVVRTQVSSPVADKAQHGQMEFLLINHPLDCPVCDKGGECPLQNQAMSNGAGESRFTEVKRTYPKPINISAEVLLDRERCILCARCTRFSEQIAGDPFIALIERGALQQVGIYEKEPFESYFSGNTIQICPVGALTSAAYRFRSRPFDLVSVPSVAEHDSSGAAIRVDHRRGKVMRRLAGDDPQVNEEWISDKDRFAFQYASTGDRLTHPLIREDGELRPASWPEALTFAAQKLTAARGNAAVLTGGRLTLEDAYAYSKFARVALGTNDIDFRARPHSAEEADFLAAAVAGSGLGTTFTDLEQAASVLFAGFEPEEEAPSVFLRVRKGVRKHGTKVFTVAAYASRGVEKLDGVVVPASPGTEAAVLSDLGNAGEAGAAARAALGPDSIIVVGERLASVPGGYSAALRLALDSGAQLAWIPRRAGDRAALEAGCLPGLLPGGRLVTDPQARVDLQAAWGVDNLPGRPGKDLTETIANAGSLQALVVAGVEIDDLPDPAAALAALDAVPFVVSFEIRKSQVTEYADVVFPVVPPVEKSGTFVNWEGRERPFPVVLRVPTAMPDTRALAALAQEMGQSLGFSTPEGAKQEFDELGRWDGDRAQEPTYQAGPALGAFDSTRLATWRMLIDDSRACDGEPHLTATARKPVARISVTTARRIGVVDGDELAVSTDAGSIRLPVVITPMTDNVVWLPTNSADSHVRRSLHADHGSIVTIAGGNS; encoded by the coding sequence ATGACGATCCAAGCGAACCCGCCGGCCACCGGTTCGGAGGTGGAGCGCACCGACCTGGTGACCGTCACCATCGACGACATCGAGGTCAAGGTTCCGAAGAACACCCTGCTGATCCGGGCCGCGGAGCAGATCGGGGTGCAGATCCCGCGGTTCTGCGACCACCCGCTGCTCGACCCGGTCGGCGCCTGCCGGCAGTGCCTGGTCGAGATCACCGACGCCGGGAACGGCCGCGGCATGCCGAAGCCGCAGGCCTCCTGCACGATCACCGTCGCCGACGGCATGGTGGTCCGCACCCAGGTGAGCTCGCCGGTGGCGGACAAGGCGCAGCACGGGCAGATGGAGTTCCTGCTCATCAACCACCCGCTGGACTGCCCGGTCTGCGACAAGGGCGGCGAGTGCCCGCTGCAGAACCAGGCGATGAGCAACGGCGCCGGCGAGTCCCGGTTCACCGAGGTGAAGCGGACCTACCCCAAGCCGATCAACATCTCCGCCGAGGTGCTGCTGGACCGCGAGCGCTGCATCCTGTGCGCCCGCTGCACCCGGTTCTCCGAGCAGATCGCCGGTGACCCGTTCATCGCGCTGATCGAGCGCGGTGCGCTGCAGCAGGTCGGCATCTACGAGAAGGAGCCCTTCGAGAGCTACTTCTCCGGCAACACGATCCAGATCTGCCCGGTCGGCGCGCTGACCAGCGCGGCGTACCGGTTCCGCTCGCGGCCGTTCGACCTGGTCTCGGTGCCGTCGGTGGCCGAGCACGACTCGTCCGGTGCGGCGATCCGGGTCGACCACCGGCGCGGCAAGGTGATGCGCCGGCTGGCCGGCGACGACCCGCAGGTCAACGAGGAGTGGATCTCCGACAAGGACCGGTTCGCGTTCCAGTACGCCTCAACCGGTGACCGGCTGACCCACCCGCTGATCCGCGAGGACGGCGAGCTGCGGCCGGCGTCCTGGCCGGAGGCGCTGACCTTCGCGGCGCAGAAGCTGACGGCGGCCCGCGGTAACGCCGCGGTACTGACCGGCGGCCGGCTGACCCTCGAGGACGCCTACGCGTACTCGAAGTTCGCCCGGGTCGCGCTGGGCACCAACGACATCGACTTCCGGGCCCGGCCGCACTCCGCCGAGGAGGCCGACTTCCTGGCCGCCGCGGTGGCCGGCAGCGGTCTCGGTACGACGTTCACGGACCTGGAGCAGGCCGCCTCGGTGCTGTTCGCCGGGTTCGAGCCGGAAGAGGAAGCTCCGTCGGTGTTCCTGCGGGTCCGCAAGGGCGTGCGCAAACACGGCACCAAGGTGTTCACGGTCGCGGCGTACGCGTCGCGTGGGGTCGAGAAGCTCGACGGTGTCGTCGTACCGGCGTCGCCGGGCACCGAGGCCGCCGTACTGTCCGACCTCGGCAACGCCGGTGAGGCCGGGGCCGCCGCCCGGGCCGCGCTCGGTCCGGACTCGATCATCGTCGTCGGCGAGCGGCTCGCGAGCGTCCCGGGTGGGTACTCGGCCGCGCTCCGGCTGGCGCTGGACTCCGGTGCGCAGCTGGCCTGGATCCCGCGCCGTGCGGGTGACCGGGCCGCGCTCGAGGCCGGCTGTCTGCCGGGCCTGCTGCCGGGTGGCCGCCTGGTCACCGACCCGCAGGCGCGGGTCGACCTGCAGGCCGCCTGGGGTGTGGACAACCTCCCGGGCCGGCCGGGCAAGGACCTGACCGAGACCATCGCGAACGCCGGATCGCTGCAGGCGCTGGTTGTCGCGGGCGTCGAGATCGACGACCTGCCCGACCCGGCCGCGGCGCTGGCCGCGCTCGACGCGGTGCCGTTCGTGGTCAGCTTCGAGATCCGCAAGTCGCAGGTCACCGAGTACGCCGATGTCGTCTTCCCGGTGGTACCGCCGGTGGAGAAGTCCGGCACGTTCGTGAACTGGGAGGGCCGCGAGCGGCCGTTCCCGGTGGTGCTGCGGGTGCCGACCGCGATGCCGGACACCCGGGCGCTGGCCGCGCTGGCCCAGGAGATGGGGCAGTCGCTCGGCTTCAGCACTCCCGAGGGCGCCAAGCAGGAGTTCGACGAGCTCGGCCGCTGGGACGGCGACCGCGCGCAGGAGCCGACGTACCAGGCCGGTCCGGCGCTCGGCGCGTTCGACTCGACCCGGCTGGCGACCTGGCGGATGCTGATCGACGACAGCCGGGCCTGCGACGGCGAGCCGCACCTGACCGCGACCGCGCGCAAGCCGGTCGCCCGGATCTCGGTCACCACCGCGCGCCGGATCGGTGTCGTCGACGGTGACGAGCTGGCGGTGAGCACCGACGCCGGGAGCATCCGGCTGCCGGTCGTGATCACGCCGATGACCGACAACGTGGTCTGGCTGCCGACGAACTCGGCCGACTCCCACGTCCGCCGTTCACTGCACGCAGACCATGGCTCGATCGTGACGATCGCCGGAGGGAACTCATGA
- the nuoI gene encoding NADH-quinone oxidoreductase subunit NuoI, whose amino-acid sequence MASVKESLWDPVAGFGVTFRTMFRKVFTEQYPFEKKPTAPRFHGRHQLNRWPDGLEKCVGCELCAWACPADAIYVEGASNTEGDRFSPGERYGRVYQINYLRCILCGLCIEACPTRALTMTNEYELADTSRESLIYEKKDLLAPLLPGMQEPPHEMQLGKTEKDYYLGLTGAAVVPQSAAKHPDSAVQGGGDR is encoded by the coding sequence GTGGCTAGTGTCAAGGAGTCCCTCTGGGACCCGGTAGCCGGATTCGGCGTCACCTTCCGGACGATGTTCCGGAAGGTGTTCACCGAGCAGTACCCGTTCGAGAAGAAGCCGACCGCCCCACGCTTCCACGGCCGGCACCAGCTGAACCGCTGGCCGGACGGGCTGGAGAAGTGCGTCGGCTGTGAGCTGTGCGCGTGGGCCTGCCCCGCGGACGCGATCTACGTCGAGGGTGCGTCGAACACCGAGGGCGACCGGTTCTCGCCGGGCGAGCGGTACGGCCGGGTGTACCAGATCAACTACCTGCGCTGCATCCTCTGCGGTCTGTGTATCGAGGCCTGCCCGACCCGGGCGCTCACCATGACCAACGAGTACGAGCTGGCCGACACCAGCCGCGAGTCCCTCATCTACGAGAAGAAGGACCTGCTGGCGCCGCTGCTGCCGGGCATGCAGGAGCCGCCGCACGAGATGCAGCTGGGCAAGACCGAGAAGGACTACTACCTCGGTCTGACCGGTGCGGCCGTCGTACCGCAGAGCGCGGCCAAGCACCCGGACAGCGCCGTACAGGGAGGTGGCGACCGATGA